The genomic window CGGGGCCGGGGCACCGGTAAGCGGCAGCGGCGTAGGCGCGTAACCGGACGTGGAGGACGAAGTCGGCGCGGGAGAGTAGGTGGGTGCCGGCGTGTAGCTCGGCGCGGGCGAGTAGGTGGATCGCTGCGACGCGTAGGGATCGAGGCTCGCCGGCGGCAAGGTGGGACGAGGCACAAATCCCTCCGACGAAGGCACCGCGACTCCACCTGAACTCAGCGGAGCAGGTTGCGTATAAGGCACCGTGCCGGGGCTGGTCACGACCGGGGCATAAGGACCCGCCGTGGTGCAGCCACCCGACGCACAGCTACCTGCCGGCGTGGCGGCGGCTGGTTGCAAACCGATGTAGGGCGCTCGCTGCACCTGGTATTGGTACGCCGTGCAGGGACGTTGAACCGTCACCGTCGTTCCCGAGACCGGATCAACGGTCGTCTGCGGACGATAGTAAGTGACCGGAGCACGATAATAACTGGTGCGATAATTGGTACCAAACAGATTGCCAAAGAAGCTCCGCACGCCCCCTACCACGCCGCCGGTCCGCACCGTCGCGACGGGCTGCAGCGCCATGTAGTTGGCCGTGTATCCGCTGGTGGTTTGAACCGGAGGATAAACGTTGCCGGTGCCATAGTAAGACGTGATCGGCGCGGCCGTGACAGCCGGCGCCGCGGCGACGGGAGTGGTCGTTGAGGGAGCACCGCCACCGTACAAGCTGCTGTACTGCCCGGCGTAACCGGTGGGCAGCGGCGTGGTGGCGCCATAGGCCGGCATCTGCGCCGCGTACTGCGAAGTGGGGGTCGCGGTTGGCACGGTGTAGGCCGTCTGCGCGGGATAGGTCGCCACCGGCATCGCGGCGCTGTAGGCAGGCGTCACCGGCATCGCCGCAGCATAAGCCGGCGCAGGCGTGATCGGCATCGCGGCGGCGTACGTGGTGCGCCGGCCGAACAACCAATCACACAAGCAACCGGCGCTAACCGGTGGCGTGATTGCCAGCACAGCGGCGGCAAAAAGTGTAAGGACGATAGCGGGGCGGCGAGTGAATAACATCGATACCAACTTGTTCAGGCGTAGTTCGCGGGACTGTGAAATCACAGACCATTCGACGAGCAAAACAGGGCATCGAAATCGTTGCACGGTTTCGCTCGCGGAATTGGACGTCAGAGACCACGCCGCGTCAATGTTTTCTAAATAAACTTCACTCGGATGTGAAAATATTAGGGCGGTAATTGTCGTCGCGTAACGATTGGGGGGAATCTAACGCCCAGGTTCAGACAGTTGGGGGTCAGACAGTTGGGCACCAAGCCATACGCCCGCGGCCCCCCGTAGCTTGACTCTCCTAGTCGAGCAGTTCCCGATCCGTAGCTTGACTCTCCGAGTCGAAGCTCCCCCGTAGCATGGGCCCCTGGCCCGTGTAGATCGCTGAAGACACGACTCGGAGAGCTCGGAGAGTCATGCTACGCCTCGGGCCCCATGCTACGACGTACAACCCCTGCGACCAGCACAACCCGCATCGTCTCGGCTGGGTCGAGAGGCGAATCCGCATTTCCGTTTAATTAACGGCGTCATCGAGATGGACAGGGAGTACGTTTAGAGTGTTCACGGGGATTGACCAACACACCAATGAACATCAGTACCCCCCGTGCGAGGCGGGGTCAGTCCTTCGGGGCTGGCCTCGCCTTACTTTATGCGCTATTGCGATATACTGGACTCCGTTCGTCGGACGCAGACCGTGTCCGTCTTTTCTGTGATTGCGCCCCGGGGCCTCCAGTACGATGCGAATACGCTACGTTTTTTCGATAAGTTGCATGCTGTTGCCGCTGCTGATGGCGAGCTGCCTGCCTACCCTTGCGGCGGCCGAGCAGGTATCGGCGGAAGCGGTGCAGGCGGAAGCGGAACTGCAAGCCGAGATTCGCCATTGGATCGAAATGCTCGGTAACGATAGCTACGCAAAGCGGGTTCGCGCCAAAAAAGAATTGCGGCGTCTGGGTTTGACCGCTTTTGATCTGCTGCATCAGGCCAGCACTCACGAAGACAGCGAAGTCGCCATCGCGGCTCGGCATCTGATCAGCAGCCTGCAGATCAATTGGGCGGACTCATCGGATCCGCCCCCGGTCAAAGAAATTATGGAAGACTACGGCACCAGCGGCAATGAAGCCGAACGCAAGACCCGCATCGGACGCCTAGCTCAGGTGCCCAACCGTGCGGGGCTGGCCGCGCTGTGCCGGCTGGTCCGCTACGAAACCAGCCTGCGGCTCAGCCGGGACGCGGCACTGTTGATCATGCAGCAACCGCAGTTGCCCACAGCGGTTCAGCGAACCCAATCGGCCGATACGATCATCAGCCTGTTGGGTGCCAATCAGCGTCCGGCTTCGGTATGGCTGCGAGTCTACGCGGACGACCTGCGACGCGGTGTCTACGACGCGCAACGTTGGAGTGAGCTGATTGACCGTGAACGCAGTCTGGTCGACGGTCGCCGCAGCCTGCAAACCGATACCGAGGCAGTATTAGAATTGGTGCGGGTCTGTGCCGTGCGGGCTCAGGACGCCAACAATCAAGCCGAAGCGATGCGGTTGGCGATGGAAACCCTGGAAATGATTCCCCCAGGACGCAATGAATTGATCGAAGCCGCTACCTGGGCGCTGGACCATCAATTGGATGCGGTGGTCATCAAAATGCAGCAGCGCCAACCGATCCCGTTTTCTAAAGAGCCGCTATTGTTGTACGCCGTCGCCGAAGCTTATCTGGGTCAGGACGATCCGCAGCAAGCGGACGAGCTGGCCGAGCAGGCGCTGTCGATCGATCGGCTCCCCGCGGCGGACTCCGAAGAGGCGCAAAACATGACCCGCGACGCGCGCGAAAACCTGGCCCTGCGGCATCGCGAAATTGGTGTTCGCTTACAGGGACGCGGCCAATTCGAGTGGGCCATCAACGAATACCGCCACATCGTCGATTCGCTTGAAATCGATGTCGTGGTTGCCGCCGTGACGCGTCAGCAACTGGCTCGGCTGTACGGCAGCATGCAGGAGCATCAAGCGGTACTAGACATGCTGCTGCCCTTGCAGCAGCGGATGCAGAACGACGCCGAATACCAGC from Roseimaritima ulvae includes these protein-coding regions:
- a CDS encoding tetratricopeptide repeat protein — its product is MLLPLLMASCLPTLAAAEQVSAEAVQAEAELQAEIRHWIEMLGNDSYAKRVRAKKELRRLGLTAFDLLHQASTHEDSEVAIAARHLISSLQINWADSSDPPPVKEIMEDYGTSGNEAERKTRIGRLAQVPNRAGLAALCRLVRYETSLRLSRDAALLIMQQPQLPTAVQRTQSADTIISLLGANQRPASVWLRVYADDLRRGVYDAQRWSELIDRERSLVDGRRSLQTDTEAVLELVRVCAVRAQDANNQAEAMRLAMETLEMIPPGRNELIEAATWALDHQLDAVVIKMQQRQPIPFSKEPLLLYAVAEAYLGQDDPQQADELAEQALSIDRLPAADSEEAQNMTRDARENLALRHREIGVRLQGRGQFEWAINEYRHIVDSLEIDVVVAAVTRQQLARLYGSMQEHQAVLDMLLPLQQRMQNDAEYQRRLQNTNISPSSLAVVIMHHRGLLFAEQNQVEKAQQSLANALALSNRNADILIAMYRLPGEEEWRSKVRRELDAMTTMFEEYVFANERDYRESNSPTNAEQLATALNQYAWLVSNTEGDYRRALRYSQRSLELQPDDPMLLDTCGRCYFAIGDYKNAVRLQTRAVKLGGEDPAVHRQLKEFQAALDASAESSS